The Deltaproteobacteria bacterium nucleotide sequence GGACCTCACCGACCGGGTCATAAGGGACTTCAACGCAAGGTGGAAACCCAGGGCGGCTGCGGCCAAGCCTGCGGCCAAGCCCGCCGCCAAGCCCGTCGCCAAGCCCGTTGCCAATAAATGAAGCCCATGAGGCTTTCGGACATAGCCGAAGCTGTGGGCGCGACCTGCCTTTCGGACCCGGACTTTACGGTGGCCGGTGTTGCGCCCTTTGAAACCGCAGGCGAAACCGAGCTTACATGCGCGGCGAGCCCCAGGTTCTTGAAGGAACTCGCCGGTTGCCGGGCCGGGGCCCTGATACTTCCCGTTTCGGCGGAGGCCCCCCCCGGCGTCCGGGTTCTTGCAGCGCTTAATCCCCTGGCCGCCTTCGCCAGGGCCATATCCCTGTTTCACCCAAAGGTCATAAGGGAAGGCGTCCATGCCTCCGTGGCGGTGGGCGCTGATTTCAGGGCGGGCGAGGGCCTCTTTGCCGGTCCGGGGGTCGTGATAGGCGACAAGGTCAGCCTTGGCAGCCGGGTCTGCCTTCATCCCAATGTGGTCCTGGGCGACGGAGTGGTCCTTGGCGACGACGTGGTGCTCCACCCCGGAGTCAAGGTTCTCGACCGCTGCACCGTGGGGGACCGCACCATAATCCACGCAGGCACGGTTATAGGAAGCGACGGTTTCGGCTTCACCCAGGACCAGGGGCGTCACCTCAAAATCCCCCAGACCGGTTTCGTCTCCATAGGAAGCGACGTGGAAATAGGGGCCAACTGCGCCGTGGACCGCGCCACCTTCGGGGCCACGAAGATCGGAAACGGCGTCAAGATCGATAACCTTGTGCAGGTGGCCCACAACTGCACCGTGGGTGACCACGCCATCCTGGTGGCCCAGGTGGGCATAGCGGGGTCCACCTGCATAGGCCAGTACGCCATTCTTGCAGGTCAGGCAGGGATAGCCGGTCACATCAGCATAGGCGACGCGGCGGTGGTGGGGCCCCAGGCCGGGGTGGGCCACTCGGTGGCTCCGGGCGAGGTGGTGAGCGGGACCCCGGCGATTCCCCGTTCTGTGTACCTGAGAAGCCAGCGGCTGGTGGGCAAGCTCCCGGAATGGCACCGTGAATACAGGGAGCTTCTTATAAGGGTGAGAAAGCTGGAAGAGATGATCCGGGACGAAAAATCCTGACGCGGCGCAGAAACCGGCCGGTTTAACATCCGGTCGAGAGAATGAACCACATCATTCCCCCTGGGGAGACAGATCATGATCCATCCCACAGCCATAGTGGACAAGCGCGCCGAACTGGGGCCTGACGTGGACGTCGGGCCTTTCGCCGTTATCGAAGGCGACGTCACCATAGGAGCAGGAACCAAAATCGGCAGCCACGTCAACATCTTCCGCTATACCCGCATAGGGGCCGGGTGCGCCGTGCACTCCCACGCGGCCCTGGGCGGGCCTCCCCAGTCCCTTCGTTTCGCGGGCGAGGAAACCTGGGTGTCCATCGGCGAAAAATGCACCATAAGGGAATTCGTCACGGTTCACCGGGGCACCGGCTTCGGCGGCGGTTTAACTTCGGTGGGCGACGAGAACTTCCTCATGGCCTACACCCACGTGGCCCACGATTGCAAAACGGGCAAAGGCGTCATCTTCGCCAACAACGCCACCCTTGCCGGGCACGTGGAAGTGGGCGACTACGCCACCGTGGGCGGCCTTTCCGCAGTTCACCAGTTTTCCCGCATAGGGGAATACGCCTTCGTGGGCGGCATGAGCGGAGTGGCCAAGGACATCCCCCCCTACGTCCTGGCTTCGGGCGAGCGCGTCCGCCTTTATGGAATCAACAAGGTTGGCCTGGTGCGCCGGGGCTTTTCCGCCGAATCGGTGGACGGGCTCAAGAAGGCCTACCGCATAGTCTTTCGGCTGGGGCTCACCATGAACGAGTCCATCAGCCGGGTAAGGGCCTCGGTGGAGCAGTCCCAGGAGGTAATCAGGTTCCTGGAATTCCTCCAGACCTCCAACCGGGGTGTGGCCAGGGCCAGGGGCGCGGGCGAATGACCCCCCCCATCCCCGTGGGCCTTCTTGCAGGTTCGGGCCGCTTTCCCGTGCTTTTTTGCGAAAAGGCGCGGGCTCGCGGCATCCCCGTTTTCGCCGCCGCGTTTTTCGGCCAGACCGATGAATCGGGCGTGGAAAAGGCCCGTGCCGTGGAATGGTTCCACCTGGGCGAGGTGGGCCGGGTCCTTTCCTGGTTCAAAAATAACGATGTGGCCGACATGGTGTTTCTGGGCGGCATCAGAAAGCCCGACATCTACTCGGACATCCGCCTGGACCCGACGGCGGTCAGGCTCCTCTCCTCCATCTCAACCACCCACGACGACGACCTTCTGCGGGCAATCGCAGCCTTCATCGAAAACGAGGGCATAAGGGTGAGGCCCTCCACCTGGCTTCTGCCGGAGCTTCTCGCGCCTTCGGGCGTCTGGACCAAAAGGGAGCCAACCCCTCTGGAATGGCGCGACATCGGCTTCGGGTTCGGCCTGGCCAAAAAAATAGGGGCGCTGGACGTGGGCCAGTGCATTGTTGTGGCCGACCGCTGCGCCGTGGCCGTGGAGGCCATGGAGGGCACGGACGCGGCCATCCGCCGGGCGGGAACCCTGCGCCGGGGAAACACCGTGGTGGTTAAGGTGAAAAAGCCCATACAGGACGCGCGCTTCGACCTTCCCGCAGCCGGAGTGGAGACCATAAAATCCATGATGGAGGCAGGGGCGGGGGTTTTGGCCCTGGAAGCCGGGGCCTCGGTGGTGATCGACCGGGAGGAGATGATCGCCCTGGCCGACCTCAACAATATCGCCGTGGTGGGAGTTACGGAAGAGATGACGCCATGAAAAAGATTCGCGCAGCCGTCATAGGAACCGGCTACCTTGGGCAGTATCACGCTGAAAAATACGCGGCCCGCCCGGATGTGGAGCTGGTGGCCGTGGTGGACCCGGACTGCGGACGGGCATCAGCCGTGGCCGACAAATGCGGCACAAGCGCCTGCGGAAGCCACGCCGAGCTTTTGGGCAGGGTGGACGCCGTATCCATAGTGACCCCAACCCCCACTCATTTCGACATAGGCCGGGACTTCCTCTCCCACGGCGCTGACGTGCTCATGGAAAAGCCCGTCACGGTAAGCCTGGAAGAGGCCGACACCCTAATAGGCCTTGCGGCCCGTAAGGGGCTCATCCTCCAGGTGGGCCACCTGGAGCGCTTCAACCCGGCTGTAAAGGCCCTGTCCGCCGCTGTCGCCGCCCCCTTTTACATCGAGGCCAGGCGCATGTCGGTTTTCAAGCCAAGGGCCGCAGACACCAGCGTAGTTCTGGACCTCATGATCCATGATTTGGACATCGTTTCGAGCCTCGTAAAATCCAAGGTGAAATCCATAAGCGCCACGGGAACTCGCCTCATCACCGACAAGCCCGATCTGGCAAGCGCCCGGATAACTTACGAAAACGGGGCCGTGGCCGACATAACCGCAAGCCGCCTTGCCCTGGCCGACGACCGCAAGATGAGCGTTTTTTCAAGGGACGCCTGGTTTTACGTGGATTTCGCCGAACGGATACTGAAGGCCGTGAAGCCCGGAAACCCCAGGTGGGAAACAACAGTGGCCGGCCAGAGCTTCGAGAAGGCCGACGCCCTGGCCGAGGAAATCGCGGCCTTCGTGGAAAGCATAAAGACCCGCAAGCCCCCCCTTGTTACGGGCGAGGTGGCCCGCGAGGCCCTGGCCTCGGCGCTTTCCGTGGACGGAATGATTTGACGAAGTACTGCGTTAACCTGTACGCCCGTTGAAAAAGGCATGACGTGAAGCCTGGGTGCCAGTCTGAATATTAGCGATGAAATTCGAAGGTTGGTGAACAGAGCGAGGGCATCATGCACGCGCCGCCCGCAAAGGATATCCCGCTTTTCAAGCGGAGCGCGGAATGTGGGCAAGACACCTTACCGTCACCTTCAATCTGAGGTGCGGTTGGCGGAAGCAATCAGCGGAGACATGAAGGCTTCCGCCCACGTTACAGAAGACCTGATTCATGCGGCCCTTTTGGTCGTAGCCATAAGCCACCGAGTAACCCTCGCCGATATTTAGAGCCCTTGCCGAGATACCTAACTGTCTGGCAAGTGCTCAATTTTTTAAATCTTATTTACAACAACCGCACGGTTTCCAAGAACCTTCGATTCTTCGCATCCATGGATCAAATTTTTTAGAATATTTATGTGGAAAAGAAATTATTAATTGTTTAGAATTATAATTGCCTTCTATCATATCAATTTTATGTAATGTTTTGATGCCATTTCTTATACTTACAATCAAAATTATATGCCGGAACTTATAAGTATAAATACTAAAATATGTAATTGATTTACCATATTTTACATTTAATTTTCGTAACATATATTTAAATTCTGTTTCGCCATTAATTAGTAGATTTTCTGGTATAAGATCGAATCCAATTGACTCTACAATAAATTTTTCTTGTTCATCTTGCAATTTAACATACCATAAATATTCTCCTTTCAAACTTTTTGGATCCATTATTAACTGAACGGGATAATCGAATGATGGGTTTGAGCCAATATTAAAGTTTTTCCAAATATCATCACCATATAAATTAGATGAAAATTGAACATTTAAAATAATAAGTACATATATAATATATTCAAAATTTATTTTAAGTATAGTTTTCATATTTTTTTACTATGCTAATCAGAAAGGGCCTAGTTCAAAGTCAGGAATATGACCATTTCGTCTTCTTATCATTTTTAGATTTTCTTTCATTTCTATTGGTATTTTCTCGGTTGGCGGCAACAATAAGAAACCTGGCTCTTCCGCAGAATTTGTGGGTTAGCAGGCAGGGTTTAGGGCTCATTGAGCGTGGGTTTTTTGAGGCATAGGGGGTCTATCTCCGGTGAGGTTTAGGACTGGGGCGCGAACTTTTCGGTCCGCGCCGTGAAGCCTGACACAGCAGTTCACGTTTTTAGACAGGCTGTCAGGTCGCCTTTTTCATTTTCGCCTCCAGTATGGCGATCCCCAGGTCCAGAACCCGGCCAAAGGGCTCCTCGCGGCCCGGCTTGAGGCGAAGGGCGATGGCAGCAGTGGGGCAGACCCCGGCGCACAGCCCGCATCCCAGGCAAAGACCCGCATCCACCACCGCTGTTTCCGAAACGGCCACCGCATCCACAGGGCACCTCGCCTCGCAGTCGCCGCACCCGGCGCACAGATCCGGGTCCACCACCGCCTCGTAAAGGGCATTGAAATACCTATGCCTGTCGTGGCCCTTCTGGGTGATCCCCTTCATGGATGCGCAGCAGCAGGGGCAGCAGTTGCAGATGTTTGAAAGGTGCGCCGTATTGACCCCCGCGTGCACAAGGCCCGCCCGGTCCGCCTCGTGAAGGACCTCTATGGCCTCGTCCGCAGTGATTTCCCGGCCCATTCCGTTTTCGATGTAATACCGGGCGGCCACTCCGAAACTGAGGCAGGTTTCCAGGGGGTAGTCGCAGCCGTGCCCTGTGAGGCGGGATTCCTTGCGGCACACGCACTCGGCCAGCGCAATGGTTTTCGCGGCCCTTATCTCCTTTTCCACAGCCGGGTAGGGATAAAGGGCCATGTCCGCGCAGATGCTTTCGGAAACAGGCAGAACCTTGAACCCCGGCACGTTGCTCGCGGCCATTTCGTTCTGGTAGGCCAGATCGTAATATTCCTTGAAAAGGGCGGCCAGTTCGGCGTCCATTTTTTTGACGGAATACTCGTAAATGCCGATCATGAAGGGGGCTGAGTTGAAAAATGTCTGGGAATCGCGGGTAAGCCGGAAAACGAGCCCCTTTCGGGACATGGATTCCAGGCGACCGGCAAGGCTTTTTTCATCGATTCCCGCGCGGGCCGCTATCTGGCCGGCTGTTTCCGGGAAGGGGGACAGGAGGACTGCGGTTTCCGCCTCCTCCGGGGTGAAGAGCTTCTTTAGGATCGCAATTTCCACCCCTTTCTCCGTTTTCGGAAATCCGAGGGGGAACTGGTCCAAAAATTCCCTGAGCGAAAAATACGCCTTATCCTGCATGACGCGCCTTCCACTGTTGCGAAACCGGCGTCAGAACACCGTCCGGCCTCAGTTGGCGGTTAAAAAGGAGCGCAGGTTCTTGCGGCTTTTTTTGATGCCGAGCTTCTTTCTTATGTTGTCCCGGTGAAACTCCACCGCCCTGCGGGTGGTCTGGAGAATGGAGGCGATCTCCTTGGACGAATGGCCCTGGCGCACCAGATTCGCCACCTCCATCTCCCTTGGGGAGAGGTTTCTTTCCCTGGTTCCCATGCGGGCCACGAAGGAATCCATTATCTGGGTGAGGTTGGATTCCAGGACATTGATGGACACCATCTGGTCGTCCGTAAGGGGCCCCTCCTTCATGCGGCCTATGAGGGGCATGACGAGTTCCTCCACGTTTCCCATCACCCGGTTCTTGAAGTGGACCACGTCGCTTCTGGACTGGGCCGCTATCTGCTGAAGGGCCTTGTTGACGGCGGTA carries:
- a CDS encoding Gfo/Idh/MocA family oxidoreductase: MKKIRAAVIGTGYLGQYHAEKYAARPDVELVAVVDPDCGRASAVADKCGTSACGSHAELLGRVDAVSIVTPTPTHFDIGRDFLSHGADVLMEKPVTVSLEEADTLIGLAARKGLILQVGHLERFNPAVKALSAAVAAPFYIEARRMSVFKPRAADTSVVLDLMIHDLDIVSSLVKSKVKSISATGTRLITDKPDLASARITYENGAVADITASRLALADDRKMSVFSRDAWFYVDFAERILKAVKPGNPRWETTVAGQSFEKADALAEEIAAFVESIKTRKPPLVTGEVAREALASALSVDGMI
- the lpxD gene encoding UDP-3-O-(3-hydroxymyristoyl)glucosamine N-acyltransferase; translation: MKPMRLSDIAEAVGATCLSDPDFTVAGVAPFETAGETELTCAASPRFLKELAGCRAGALILPVSAEAPPGVRVLAALNPLAAFARAISLFHPKVIREGVHASVAVGADFRAGEGLFAGPGVVIGDKVSLGSRVCLHPNVVLGDGVVLGDDVVLHPGVKVLDRCTVGDRTIIHAGTVIGSDGFGFTQDQGRHLKIPQTGFVSIGSDVEIGANCAVDRATFGATKIGNGVKIDNLVQVAHNCTVGDHAILVAQVGIAGSTCIGQYAILAGQAGIAGHISIGDAAVVGPQAGVGHSVAPGEVVSGTPAIPRSVYLRSQRLVGKLPEWHREYRELLIRVRKLEEMIRDEKS
- the lpxA gene encoding acyl-ACP--UDP-N-acetylglucosamine O-acyltransferase produces the protein MIHPTAIVDKRAELGPDVDVGPFAVIEGDVTIGAGTKIGSHVNIFRYTRIGAGCAVHSHAALGGPPQSLRFAGEETWVSIGEKCTIREFVTVHRGTGFGGGLTSVGDENFLMAYTHVAHDCKTGKGVIFANNATLAGHVEVGDYATVGGLSAVHQFSRIGEYAFVGGMSGVAKDIPPYVLASGERVRLYGINKVGLVRRGFSAESVDGLKKAYRIVFRLGLTMNESISRVRASVEQSQEVIRFLEFLQTSNRGVARARGAGE
- a CDS encoding 4Fe-4S binding protein, which produces MEIAILKKLFTPEEAETAVLLSPFPETAGQIAARAGIDEKSLAGRLESMSRKGLVFRLTRDSQTFFNSAPFMIGIYEYSVKKMDAELAALFKEYYDLAYQNEMAASNVPGFKVLPVSESICADMALYPYPAVEKEIRAAKTIALAECVCRKESRLTGHGCDYPLETCLSFGVAARYYIENGMGREITADEAIEVLHEADRAGLVHAGVNTAHLSNICNCCPCCCASMKGITQKGHDRHRYFNALYEAVVDPDLCAGCGDCEARCPVDAVAVSETAVVDAGLCLGCGLCAGVCPTAAIALRLKPGREEPFGRVLDLGIAILEAKMKKAT
- the lpxI gene encoding UDP-2,3-diacylglucosamine diphosphatase LpxI (LpxI, functionally equivalent to LpxH, replaces it in LPS biosynthesis in a minority of bacteria.), whose translation is MTPPIPVGLLAGSGRFPVLFCEKARARGIPVFAAAFFGQTDESGVEKARAVEWFHLGEVGRVLSWFKNNDVADMVFLGGIRKPDIYSDIRLDPTAVRLLSSISTTHDDDLLRAIAAFIENEGIRVRPSTWLLPELLAPSGVWTKREPTPLEWRDIGFGFGLAKKIGALDVGQCIVVADRCAVAVEAMEGTDAAIRRAGTLRRGNTVVVKVKKPIQDARFDLPAAGVETIKSMMEAGAGVLALEAGASVVIDREEMIALADLNNIAVVGVTEEMTP